TTTCCCATTCTGTGCTGGGCACTTAAGAGAAGTGCATGGTCTTTTAGAGATTATGtggtaaataaaaacaaaacaggttaCAGATCCTAGGCATTTAGGCAATGCTTATGACAGTAGGATTCACTATGCATTTTCattaatatcttcatttttaattttaaaatcttaaaaattCTCCATCTTTAAAGATTACGAGTTAACTCTGATACTGTGTTTGTTGTGCACTGTTTGTGACATTAAATACATAACACTGTGTAATATACATTAGCATGTAATAGAGGAAATCCCTCTACAAAACTTAACTAAATACCAATTTCAGCCCACATTTTAGTATTTTTTTCATCACTGATAGTAGCAATGAAATCCATGGTCCCACAGTCTCCAGGCTAGGAACCTGAAATATTTTTGACAAACAATAATTGCATTGCTTGAAGCAGCAGGCAGCAGTCAGAGCCTTTATTCAACCTCAACGATGGTCATTAAAATGGGCCATGGTCTTAAGGGATCAATTAAGATTACCTTAGCACCCAGTAAATATTACACTAGTTGTTTTAATGAATTATCTGCTATAATTTCCAATTAATGCATTGTATACGTATTGCCCTTTACATTGAATTGGGGAAGGAGGTTAGAGAGACTGAGCATATAAAAGGAATTGTAATTTAAGAGGAAACAAGTGCATTTGTGTGTTCACATGTTATTACAAAAGATGGTATTAAGCCATATTCCTTCCAGTGTTAAACTAGAAAGTGCTCGTGTTTTTGTAATATAATACTTGTAATTACAAACATatgtgcccccccaaaagccactTAGCAACTTTTTATCAACTGAACAAACTTCATAGATAGCTAAGTTTACATATGAAAATTTGAGTTAGAGCAAATACGAAGGTAtattatacagagtcagaccagtaTTTTCTATTCTGGCAACAGATCTCAGATAGAGGTCTCACGGTTTGAGTTCCTTTAACTAGATGTCTCTATTatacctgggactttctgcatacaatGCATATCCTTGATCATGTAACTATGGATCCTGCCCATAGTTGTGAACTACACAGCATCACAATTAATGTAAATCTGGGACTAGGAGTAGAATCCCAGCCTCCTGAAATCTATGGTGAAAACAGAAGCTATTCCTATCTCAAACTTGAGCAGTTGGGCAGCCATGCACATTTGCAGGCACAAAAACAGAGCAGATAAGTTGTTTACTTTCCTCACCTCTAGCAAAGGagttattcattcatttcttttaatttaatgatAGGAAAATTCCAATTATtaacaatgatttaaaaaaccttccGTTAAAAGTTCTATTTCACTTCTTTCTACTCACACATCACATGGTCCATAGATCTCAATGGCCTCATAGCCGATGTGCCTCGCTGAGGACAGCAACATTAAGGATGGGGCAAGAGTTCATCTTGGGGCCATTTGACATATATGTTATTGAACTTCATGTCCCAAAATAGCAGCGCCCTGCTATACTCAAATTAGCTGCCCATTTTGAGTTTCATTTCTCAGAGGGCACACTAAAATATAATATCCAAACATGAGACAAGTGCTTGGCAGAATTCAGCTGCAGTCTGTCACTATTCAAGAAGCCATCTCTCATAATATgcatttaacaaaaataaagggGAACCAGCAAGTACAaattaaaacatgaaaaacaTTGTCAGACTGTACAAACCCTCTTTTTATACTGCTCAGTAAAGTTGACAGTTTTGCGGAGCACTGAGAATATAAAAGGCTACCTCTTGCCATGTCAAAGGGGACACAGGTGACATTTGGCAGAATGGTCCTCAGATACTTTATTTGTCACATCCTACATCACAGACAAGAAGCAATTAAAGACAATAGATAAAACATGAGGTGTAAGGGTTCAGAAATAAACTTTTCTTCAACAAATCCACGAACATTCAAATTTGAGACAATGGCCCAATTTgcctatggtttaatgtgaatgagcTCCTCCCCCACTTGACAAAACAAGCCAATCTGGCTTGCCATGTCATCCAAGTGCCTGCAGATTGATTCCCCCAAATACACAAGTGGAACCATGGTTTGTTCCTGACTTACTGCTCATGGTATATTTGAAGAGAAACAAACTACAAGCCCAGGTTCTGACAACACAACAAGCCACGCTCAGGCTTGTTTTTTGAAGCAGGGGAACTGGCACCACTGTAACTTTTGAACAATGTGCACCAGCATGCTGCTCTTCCTATTTAACTATAGCAAACAAGGCCAAAATAAATGATCCTACCCCTCTCTCTTAAAGAGTGCCAAACAAAAGCAAGCATTCCCCACTGTTGAGAGTCATGTGAGACAATAAGCTAACAAGCCTTAAGCAGCACTGGTATCctctaaatcagggtttcccgtatttaggtctccagctgtttttttcagactacaattcccatcattcctgaccactggtcctgctagctaaggatgatggtagttcaaaaacagctgaagacccaagtttgggaaaccctgcctaAATTTACAAGTAGAGGACCATGCTAGAATTGTACGGAAATTTATCCACAATTCTACCATGGAGAAACTGTTTTGATGGTAGGAGGTgtgtctgggttttgttttttaaaggtataCCCCTTCAAGGAGGTTATTTGCTTTTGCAAGTGGCTGTGATATTACACCAAGATTACTTGACTGCTCACTTGCATTATTTACTATACGTGTGAAAGACTAAAATGCCAATCGAGCTACATGGACAGTTCAACATTCATACTTAGCAAACGATCATACTGAAAAAATGTATTAATGGTTCTAATAAAATCCGTTGTCATGAGAAGTGGCAAATAGTACTCAAAAGCAGCTTCTTTATTACAGAGATTAAAGCATACATACCACTCCAGTGTAAAACAGGCCCACAACactgccatttctctctctctctctctctctctctcacacacacacacacacgctaccccccaccccaccaccagtggggtgggggtgtctggAAACAACCATATTGACAGATGAATAAAACCAGACAAAGCATTATGAAATATGCACAATATTTGATTTAAACTGTTATTTTCCCCTTTCAGGACAAGTTGCACTTTTAATGTTAGAAAACAGGTGAATTCAGTCACCACCACACAAGATTCCTGGAATTTTTCACTACAGTAATACATACTCCAATTATAATTCTTAGAGAGTAACTCATTTTAAGGAATCTgatttcagaatcagcaggaaTTTGAATCAAATTTCATCAATTATCTTACTTTCATGAAAAACGACACCCAAGTTGGAAGAAGTTACGTTGCTGAGCTTGTACTTCTTGGCTCGGAAGAACAAGGTTTAGGAGGCTCATCCTCCAAATTGTGTAATGCTCAATTGCAAAAGGATTGCAACCCCCCAACTTCTTCTCTGGCTCAAAATTTAATTCAAATTTCTCTCAACTCCTGTCTTCCTAACCTGCCCACAGACATGCACACCCCAACATCCCTCTTCCCTTCAACCCTTTTTATGGTATTGATATAGGTGGCAGCAGCTAACTACAGCtttaaggaaagaaagggaggcatccacCCTTCCAGTAGCCCTTGGGAAAACTCTGTACCCCAGAGCTATTTGTGGCTGTGCAGTGCACCATAGGCCAGAAAGGGGACATGAAGAATCTCTTCCCTGCCTAACTCCACAGCCCACTGCTGCTACCTGCCATACTTGCAAAGCAAGTCAGGCTGAGGGACTGATGGTTAAGTAGGAGGGAAGGGGCTGGGTAGGTGGTAGCTGAGAAGTAAGTCTGGGTATTCAGAGGGCTGGGTAAGCCTAATTTTAATAGCCTCAGAATTAACAGCTTTTTTCCAGAACACAAGCAGCTCACCAATCTCTTATTTTGTAAGTTCTGGTATAACTACTAACTAGGAGAGAATGGCACTCCATTTCTTTCTTGGCAAAATTTTAAACTAGTTAACAAAATGAGGGCTTCTTAGAAAAAAGGAGAGTTGGCGACAGAGGGATGTGATTACAAGAATATGGCTAACAACAAGTATAAAGTTTTTCAGGAAATAAGAGCTATGCTGCATCTAAAATAATGACTGTAATTTTAGGTCAAACTTTCATACAAAGTTGTTTTTTCTATTTTCAAGAGGATCTAATGGGAGCTAATTCAAGGTTAAACCCAAAAATATTAATTAGATACATCAAAACACTCCAGCATATTCTATTTACTCTACATCACACACTTTCTAATCTATGACACTGAAACACAGAAGGGATGTCATTAGAAAATCACTATTGCGGTTTTTTTTACAACAGGATGACAGATAAAACTGCAGAGAGCCTGAAGCTGGTTTTGTCCTCCCAGCAAAGAAAATCCATCTCTCTCCATACTGGAAAAACAGCAGAGGTTGTACATTCACTCACAATGCTCCCGTGCTTCAGATTCATGAAGATTACCCAGCAGTTACTTGCAAACTTGCTGCTAAAACTAGTTTTAAGCAGCAAGACAACCCTGATTTAAGTAGGGCTGCTTCAATGCAAAAACCAACATAGACCTCACATAAATGAGGAACAATACACTAAGCACTGGCATTAAATCTGAACaaattatttgtaaatatgtatcaACAGATCTATCACACTGCCCATGATATACCAGCATTTGTCTGACTCAAGTGCACAAGTTCAGCAATTATTTTTGCAATCAAAGATTCAACCTCCTCTCTGCAACTGTTAAAAGACTAGAAatttacatataaaataaaagctgGGGTTCCCAAGGTCTATGAGATGCACAGGTTAGGTGGAGGGACAGATGCAGTCTTCAGGATGTTGGATGCTCAGCCTCAATTTAAATCTAAAACTTATTGGAAGGAATAATTCTTAAGCATTTTCACCTCCCTTTTCAGCAGTACctgaatacagtatataaatctaaaagCTTTTTGGATTTAGAGACCAAAGAAAGCTGCATTGTTATGGTAAAGCACAGTAGGAAGTCTAAATTAAGACTTCTTAATGTTAAACCGAGGATCAGTCTACCTTCTTAGTACTGTTGTGCTTGAATCTAAACATCCCATTACATACCCTATGTTAGATGCATTGTTTGCCAATGCAGAATGTTCCAGTGTGGTAATTAGAAATGCTCTGAAAAGGTGAGTTGATATGGTGACATTTTCATTTATCTTGCTAAGGAAGTTTCATGAATTGTTAATTACAGAATACCCTGAGATACTGGGAAAGCTGTAGACTTATCTCTATAGTGCATTAATAGAAGGTGAAAAGGTGAGGCTTAATAAGCTGGAGCAAGGACTGGGTTAAAATACACAACTGGTGAAGAATTCCAGACTATTTGAACCTCAGGAGCTGCATCTTCCATTTCCAGTTAAGAAGGCAAACATCAGCCACTCACTGCAGTTGCATTAACAGCATAAATCCATCCCACATTAAACTACTTTCTTGGCACAATTTATTTTtcctggacacccccccccccaaaaaaaaatgctgttagcAAATCATTAACGATATTCTATTCTAAACTGTCAGTTTAACAGCCCTATAAAAACGTTTTagagtgtttttttaatataaaagtgTGCATGCTGTAGATATTAAAACTGCAGTCACCCTTACAGGCATCTCAGTTCTCTTTCAATCTTTCATGCCTAATCTATTCAATGAGACACAAAACCCCTTAGCTGAAGGCAACAGTTTGCTATATTGGAAAGTGCCACATATAGCTTAGTAAGAGAAATTATATTGTACACTTCAAGACACTAATCAAGCCCTTtgaattaattttttattgttttgttttttaagatgaaGGGCAGCGAAGTGGCGCAGCATAATTTCAGATTTTTTCTAGACATTCACGTTTAAGCCACTCATTGAATAATGCCTCTCAGCCTTCTCCTGTGTAAAAACTTTTGGCATTAGTGATCACTGGCTTCACTTTTGCCATTGTGATCCCACACTATGGAATGCTATCCCTTCACTAAAAATAGGGAACTCAAGCAAATAAACAGAATTGTATCTCAAATTTGACAGCAACTTTCCAAAGTAGAAAGTATACTTTTACTTCATGCTGCATGACTATTTCATATATTCTTATGTTGTTAAGTATATAATGGGAAGAGATAATGATAAATTAAATAAGAGTACTGCAGGTTTAATTTCACATCTTGGCTATAATCTGACATAGAAGAAGTCACCAAATACAGCAACTAGGTCCTGTCCCAAGCCAGGGATTAACTAATGCCCCTCCCCAAACCTTCCCCaggcccaccccctcccacaaccGTTTCCAAAATCTCCCAACTAGACAACACTGTTGGCAAATCAAGACAGCATGAAACATACATCAATAGAAACAAACATGTGACATGTGCCAATGCATCAGGTTAGGTATCCTATTAAATGACACAGTTCTCCACATCAGCATTTCTGCTTGGGAGCCAGTTGTACCTTTGCCACTGAGGGATGAAGTTTACATTTGAGCATGCTCCGTGGTGCATTTACAAGTGCTGCAATGCTACAAAGGACATGGAACACCTGAAGCTTTTCCCTGGGACTTCTTTTCAGGGACGTAATGCAACTGTCCCACCATGCAGTGACACTCAAAAGTACAATCCAATGTTGTAGCACAAATTACAACATCCAGTTTAGTAGGGTGTAAGGCATGTGGACAAAAAGAGATATCAGCAGtatgcagcaggaagaagaagaattccaCACCAGCAGAAAGCATTGGTGGCTCGATGCTTCAGTTCACTAGTTtttaaactcattttgaatccCTGATTCCTATTTATTGAGGCTGGAATTCATTTAGTTTCTGAGGCCGTGTGCTGTTGAGTGAGTGGTGACAAATTCCTTGCGTTTCTGTTCATTGTTAGATGATCAACATATTGACTGAATCTGTAGAAAGAACGGAGCACCAAGAATGCTTCTCAGGGTATTGTAACTTGGCCTTCTCCTCTAAGTGTCACTGTTCTAAATTTGGGTAAGGGAGTGGGGTTCAGGGAGTCAAACTGGCCCAGCCATTAGCACTGTCACAAaataagtttctttttaaaaaaacaaacaaaaggcaaACAAGATTATGAAGCCCTCCTTTACAGAAgcagctcattttaaaaaaatcccgcAAAATCAGAGTGTTAGGCTTCTCCATCTAAAAAAAGGTTACACGCATGCGCTGAGAAAGTGACCACCACACAGATCTCAACAGCACCTTACTGTACAAAATCTAAGACTTAAAAGAACTGAGCTCACATTTCAGCCTTCTTTAACTGAAAGGATAAAGAGGCCTAGCTATGGCTGGGACAACATACATAGGGGCATTTCAGAAGACAAGGCAAAGGTGAAGCTAGTAGCCTTGCCTTTCAGGTTGTCAAAACTGTGTTAATAGGGAAGGGGCACTTCATGCACAATATGTGTTTTACAAAATACATATCCAAGAAAAAGCAAGAAAACCCCACTTTGCACTAGAATGCAACACTCAAATATTTGCTCTGCCAAAGGCTGCCGCTGATGTCGTGTTTGACAAGAGGAAGCATGTGAAAGAGGcaagaagaggggagaaaaggaaaTCCAAGTTTCAGTCTACTTTTCAAAATCTGTTTCTCTCAAAAGGCCATCTTCAGTCATCTGATGTCGGACAGTGCACTCTCCTTTGAGAATGATGTGGTCACAACAGGAGTGCCATTGTTGGCCAAACAGCCTTGCCTCCAGGTTTCAAAATATGAAGCCTGCACAGGTTTGTGATACTGCAGAACTTTTATGGCATCATCTATCTGAAACCATTTCCGTTTCCTTCCTGTAGAAAGAGAGACGGGGAAATTAGTAACACAGCAAAGCAATTAATGATTTTATATTTCCTTCTATAGATAATTTCCACAGACATATAGTATGCCTATTCCTACTGCAAATGCACTGCAACAGCACACAGTAATTCAATGGCACCTGTGATACAATGACTCACTGAATGTTCACTTCTTCAATATACAACTGTAACGATTAACTTCGCACAatacaacattgggggggggcatggactGACCTCTAGTGTGTGGGCTCAATTTTGTGTGCTAGGCTTTCCCAACCATCCCACCAGCCTCTCCCTAGAACCTCATACCCTCTCCAGGTTCTCCTTTCCCCACCTTTGAGCAGTTTCCCTCCTACCAGCAGATCAGCACACGTATGGGAGGAACACGAGAAGAGTCTGCTAgttcaggccaatgtcccatttACTCCAGCACTGAGTTTTCACAGTggcaaccagatgcttatgggaagcccaaaagcaaggTAAGAGAATGGGATGTATATCCTTTGGTAGTGTACTTTGAGCTTTAGCCCCAGTCATCCCAATATGCAGTCCCCAATAACCAGCCCTCCAAAGGAATGTGGCGCTTGGAGGAGGAAGGTTCTTCAGTCCTACGGTACATTACAGCAGCAAATCTTTAGTTTAACAAATATTttccaaaatttaaaaaacaacaactaagatCTCACTTGTTTCTTCTAAAGGAGAATGAGCTGGAAAACAATGCATTTCGTAAGGAAGCTCCTGAGACTAACAGAATGCAGCTGCTCACTTTTCTTAGAGAAAATCAATGGGAGAAGGAAAGTTATAGGAAAAACTGTGTATCACTGTGTGCTTGTGAATTTCATTGAGAGATATATTCATCTCTTTCCATTCTGTAAATAATTTAGGCAGCAATTCTAATCCCACTTATCTGAGaaaaagccccactgatttcaataggatttacatCTAAGTAAACAAGGTTAGGACTGTGGTTAGTTTGAAGCTGGGAAATAAATTTGGTAAGAAGCAATTTTCTAAGTAATATGCTATTCTACAAGATGTGTAATATCATACAGAAAAGTGAATCAAAACATGGGCATGAAGAAGCATCGGATGAAAAGAATAATACATTaatatgaattttgcaatgattTGAGACTGCTATAGGAGGGGCAATTAGTAAATTTCCACACACACTAAACATGgacaaactaaaattaaaaaatcagtgATGCTGCAAAAAATCATGGAAACAGATAGTTAAGACTCTTCCACTTCCAAAATCTGGTTTTCGCCCTCTTTGTGACTGttcagtttttttaaatcaaattctCTTTGAAATCATCAGGACTAGAATTCTttatctgtctttttttttttttacagaaagctgAAATTTATAGGAGTCTGACAAGAGCTGCCAAGCCCAGAGTATTTTGGAAACTGTATACTGATGGTTGTCCTTTTCTACTTTAAACAAAATAGTACAATTCTATTTCTtacactttctctcccccccccaaacaccccgGCCACAATCACCTACATATATAAAACAGGAGTGAGGAAAATCTTTTCAGCCTGAGAGCTGCATTTCCTCATGGGCAACCATctaggccacatgccagtgggaggggggggggagtcagagacAAATGTGGACAGAGAATCAAATGTGATTCTTATTATTCTTACTGTAGGCTGCATTCCAGGCACACAAAACTCAGAGGTTGTTACGCCCACCCACACCCCCACATTCATCCGGTTAAGCAACATCTACCAAGGTTCAagaagccaggcaaaagcagtaaaggaaggtgtgaagcagggctagtGAAAAGTGTGGCCTGGGGGCGAATCCCGAGGGCCAAAAAGAAAGGGTGAGAGGACTGCAGTCCCCACACCTGATATAAAGCTGAATCTAATACAGAGAAGAGGATTCTGCTATTACAATCCTACAGAGAATCAGGAATATAGATGAATGTAAGTGTCTCACCAATATTCACAGAGTCCTCCCAGTCTTCCAATACTTCTGTGACAATAAGTACGTAAACATATGTTCTGTGTTTTCTGTCCTGGTTCTAAAAGGAGGAGCAACATTAAAGTTAGGTTCCAAGGTTCATAACACCTGCAAaactttattcttattattcttattcttattcttattcttctttcaaaaccaaaaagaagcaaaatacacaatcaaattcaaaatccatATTCGTTTTCTAACATGAGCCTATTACATAAATTACCTAAATTAAAATATACATCATTACTGTAGACTTCCCTTTGCTGTATGTAAATACAACGCAGTTAGAAAATTTATGTTATATATAATGTTACAGATTCCCACATACCCCCTACTCCCCCTCACCCGTGCATGATCTCAATATTTTACTTCTTCCATCTTGATGTGCTGttataatttaataatttttcaACTGATTCTACTGTTCTTTTCTTGCTTACCCCTGCACGTTTTACACATTGTCTGTTAATATTTCAATTCTGAAACAATGGTTTTTCACTCCATCCAACTCTTTGATTATTCTCTGATTTGAGTGGCCTTTAATACCGGTAATtgctgtcaattttgccatttctacaaACTCACAGAGTTTGTTTTGCCATTCTAATAATGATGggattttctcccccttccaattctatgcgATCAGTATTCTGGTCGCTGCAGTAACGTAAAGCAATACATTTTTCTTGTCTCTGGGGATGTCATTAGATATTAGGGAAACATAGGGAAATTGAACGATCTGTCTCAGTGGATGCTCTACGTTTTCAAAATTCAATCATGTAATATGCATGATACCACAATGGCTGTATCTGCAAGTGAATGTAAGGCATAAGTGATGATTTGCCACAGTGgaggggaacctccagcccacaagGGCTTCAAATCACACCCAActgtcccacacctgacatcaaaCATCATATATGACACTGGGTtatggggcaggtaaagacatTCAGTAGCCAGCTTCTGATTGTCCCTTGGTAAGTGGGACTCACTGACAGCAGTCATCAGCTGACTGGCATTGGTAGGAACCCTGTTATAATTTATCCTTCTGTAGGTAGTTTTGCATCCCTGGtctaaagagtaaaaaaaaacacatatgaGAACAAACTTGAACTAGAGTTCCTTTGCAAAGCAACTTTTAATTCATGTTCACTTCACCTAGCAATAATAGGAACTACTTTCAGTGAACTTTGCCAAACCAAAGTAGCTGATTCCAAGCACTGTTTGTAGCTTACAGGGATGTGTGAACAGGGCCAATGAGAAAAGTGTTAACCAACTCCTCAAAATGCTTAAACTTACCTCAAAAATTCCTACTAATCTTCCCAATGTCCCTTTCACTCCAGCCTGTGAGAAATTcaaagacaagaaagaaagataagTTACAGCTCAATATTTCAGTCTGGGCCAAATTACACATGGTGTAGAAGGTCTATGACGGAAAAAGCTTATGGAAGAGCCAAAGCTTAAAAACAGCTGGGAGGGTCGGGGGAGAGGATTGGCTTCTGATAGCAGCACTAGGGTAGAGGATGTTTAATCCTTTCCTCATGTAATTTTCATGATTACAATTGCCCCCAAAGCTGCTATCCATCCCCCAGTGTTTGTGAGTTAAGCAGCTTTGAGAAGGCACATCATGAAGTGTTTAAAACCAGCAAGGGGTGGGTGAGGGAAAATTTGGGCTAGGAAAACGAGgggttaaaatgcacatttacagTTATGAGTACTGGGGCAAATTCTACAGCAGTATCCATCTCAACTCACAGATGGAACTAACAATGAGTTTTGTTCATAAAGAGTTAACAAAACCATAGCACTATTAATTGGTTAGAGATTTGTTTCAATAGAGGGACTGTTTTGAGAAGACCaaggaaaaataataagaaattgATAAGCAGCATGAACAGCTTAGGGCCGAAGCAAGTTTTGGAGATTTACCTCTTCACAAACTTCCCGCACTGCAGCCACACTAGGCTCCTCTTCAGGCTCCATACCACCACCTGGGACAATCCATCTATCTGGATGACGACTACTGCTCACTAACAGCACCTACCGGGGGGAAAACAGAGtacttgcatatatatatattatttcactGGCTGCTCAACTTCAGAATACAATCTTGTTACAAAAGAATGCTGCTGactggttgggggtgggggttaagtTCTTATAAGAAATCTCTCGCTTTCTTTTTTGCTAATCTTCTCTCTATACTTATGGAGTCATCATGTCCTCTTGAGTTTCATTATACACAGGCAAAggaaaaagcttaaggaactactgggtgaAGTCccgtggtcagaaatactcaaagaaaaGCAAATCCAAGagggatgggagtttcttaaaggtgacatactgaaggcacaaaggcagacaattccaacaagtaAGCACCTGAAGAAACTGTGTGGCTGCACATgaagcttacagatgagctgagatgtaAGAAGTGCATGTATAAGAAattactcttgtggtcccttccaactctacaattctatggttctatggaagaaaaaataaatcatgGAAGAAGAGTATACATGAGTAGTCAACAGTTGCAGGCCAGAGCTCAGAATGAATTcagtggggagaagaagaagaaatgctacTCAGTGACAGAGACATGgcggaactgctcaacacctactttgcctctttcTTCACCCCAAagaaaagcagtgcccaaccttgtggtaacagaataaacaatgcaagAAGGGAGTTGAAGcctgtgatttaaaaaaagaggtggtaagggaacacctagctactttaaatgaattcaaatcacCAGGCCCTGGTGAGCTGTATctaagggtactaaaggagcttgtagatcaaacagtgtggtgcagcagcaaagcaaaaagctaatgctactctAAGCTGCATCAAAAAAGTACAGTGTCCTGATAAAGAGAAGTAacagtactgctctattctgccttggtcaggccacatctagagtactgtgtccagttctgggcaccacagtctaAGAAGgatcttgacaagctggaatgtgtgcagtaTGTTGGCAACTGCAGCCTGACTCACCACTCCAAAGGGATAGACTTGTATCAGACTTCCTCGAGTGGGAATGGACCTACTGGTTATCAAGAGCAATGGGGGAGAGTTTCTCATCGACAGTGCCTGGGCAGGCTACCTGGAGTCAACATCCACCTTTCCACTGGTGGTAGACCTGAGAGTCCAACCATTTCCATAATGACCCACTATGTGAGGGCAGCAGCTGGTTGAGCACCTGGCTGAGCTGCcttaacaaaaggcaatacattttTCAAGGGGTGCACCAGGCTTCAGAAGAACTAATCTGAACAGGAAAAGCAAGTCTGTTTTGTTTTCACCTCTTGCATTCCATGTTATTAACAGACATACTATATCAAGGAACTTGAAGATACCTCCTTTTTCAAGAGGTGTTCTATGACAGTATTCTTTAAACATTAATACTCTTACTGTCACTTTTACTTCCACATTCTCCCAGTAAAATATGGTGGCAAACCTAACCCTGACT
The genomic region above belongs to Zootoca vivipara chromosome 7, rZooViv1.1, whole genome shotgun sequence and contains:
- the NUDT3 gene encoding diphosphoinositol polyphosphate phosphohydrolase 1 isoform X2, whose amino-acid sequence is MLWNWHMDLLFRKVLLVSSSRHPDRWIVPGGGMEPEEEPSVAAVREVCEEAGVKGTLGRLVGIFENQDRKHRTYVYVLIVTEVLEDWEDSVNIGRKRKWFQIDDAIKVLQYHKPVQASYFETWRQGCLANNGTPVVTTSFSKESALSDIR
- the NUDT3 gene encoding diphosphoinositol polyphosphate phosphohydrolase 1 isoform X1 encodes the protein MMKLKSNQTRTYDGDGYKKRAACLCFRDESEEEVLLVSSSRHPDRWIVPGGGMEPEEEPSVAAVREVCEEAGVKGTLGRLVGIFENQDRKHRTYVYVLIVTEVLEDWEDSVNIGRKRKWFQIDDAIKVLQYHKPVQASYFETWRQGCLANNGTPVVTTSFSKESALSDIR